One genomic window of Prochlorococcus sp. MIT 0801 includes the following:
- a CDS encoding Fe2+-dependent dioxygenase, translated as MEYLTHSLIDKSEALQIVNKLKAEKSSWQDGKKTAGSHAAEIKSNFQLDKNSKLSINLRDIIVNKIISNPLLKSFTLPSLIHGVMFTQSLAGHRYGSHIDNPYMPSGRSDLSFTLFLNNPEDYQGGELCIQTINKTEKVKLSAGEMIIYPSTQLHSVAEVKDGERFVCVGWIQSYVQNNEDRNFLFGLDAGAKGLLAKHGRSDELDLIFQSYSNILRRLGD; from the coding sequence ATGGAATATTTAACTCATTCTCTAATAGATAAATCAGAAGCTCTTCAAATAGTCAATAAGCTAAAAGCAGAGAAATCATCCTGGCAAGATGGTAAAAAGACTGCAGGAAGTCATGCTGCAGAAATAAAATCTAATTTTCAATTAGATAAAAATTCAAAATTATCAATAAATCTTAGAGATATAATTGTTAATAAAATAATTTCGAATCCTCTTCTAAAAAGTTTTACATTACCTAGTCTTATTCATGGAGTCATGTTTACTCAATCCCTAGCTGGACATCGCTATGGGTCACATATTGACAACCCTTACATGCCCTCGGGAAGAAGTGATCTATCTTTTACATTATTTTTAAACAACCCAGAGGATTATCAAGGTGGTGAATTATGTATACAGACGATCAATAAAACTGAAAAGGTCAAATTATCCGCTGGAGAAATGATAATTTATCCCAGCACTCAACTACATTCTGTTGCTGAAGTTAAAGATGGAGAACGTTTTGTTTGCGTAGGTTGGATTCAAAGCTATGTACAAAATAATGAAGATAGAAACTTCTTATTCGGACTAGATGCAGGAGCCAAAGGTTTACTAGCTAAACATGGAAGATCGGACGAATTAGATTTAATTTTCCAGTCATACAGCAATATCCTCAGGAGACTAGGAGATTAA
- a CDS encoding iron uptake porin, whose translation MKLFQRLLVAPAALGLMAPLAANADVSGISKDSAPNIEVIQLQVDELKSRLSQLEDALDKATPEGSVKQEVIQARVDGVEAQLGEVMAGQFSSSTKMSGKAAFITGYVDDDNETDTDSITMEYMYQLNLNTSFTGEDNLYTRIKTGNVSDHFGDSRQGTYLSAANKNGGTLKVDKLWYQFPVGDSLQVWVGPRIENYYMLASAASIYKPITKQFANGPNGSSYGSSTSPGFGVAWTQEVDDPSAARWAVSANYTAKDGATSSGDKGMFGENTRSFWLTKIEYGSPQWQVSLATSFKEGADTYDGYYHTAAADVNADVTAYGLRAYWKPDTTGAIPEVQIGYESATIDNAAVGQAEDTDGWMVGFNWKDLFVDGNRAGVAIGSRQAASSIKGGTSDPSEDNTVWEAYYEFRVNDGVSVTPAIFGSTDVEAEGKDINGAVLLTEFRF comes from the coding sequence ATGAAGCTTTTTCAGCGTTTGCTGGTGGCTCCTGCTGCTTTAGGACTTATGGCTCCATTAGCGGCTAATGCCGATGTTAGTGGTATCTCAAAAGACTCAGCCCCTAATATTGAAGTCATCCAATTACAAGTTGATGAACTTAAATCTCGATTAAGCCAACTTGAGGACGCTTTGGATAAGGCGACTCCAGAAGGCAGTGTTAAGCAAGAAGTTATTCAAGCTCGTGTCGATGGCGTTGAAGCTCAACTCGGCGAAGTAATGGCTGGTCAATTCTCTTCATCTACAAAGATGAGCGGAAAGGCTGCTTTCATCACCGGTTACGTTGATGATGACAATGAGACTGATACAGACAGTATCACAATGGAATACATGTATCAGTTAAATCTGAATACAAGTTTCACTGGTGAAGATAACCTTTATACCCGTATCAAAACTGGTAACGTAAGTGACCATTTTGGTGATTCAAGACAAGGTACTTATTTATCAGCTGCTAATAAAAATGGCGGCACATTAAAGGTAGATAAGCTTTGGTACCAATTCCCTGTTGGAGATTCTCTTCAAGTTTGGGTTGGACCAAGAATTGAAAACTACTACATGCTAGCTAGTGCTGCTTCAATCTATAAGCCAATTACTAAGCAATTTGCTAATGGTCCTAATGGCTCTTCTTATGGTTCAAGCACAAGCCCAGGATTTGGTGTTGCATGGACACAGGAAGTTGATGATCCTTCTGCAGCTAGATGGGCTGTAAGTGCTAACTACACCGCAAAAGATGGAGCTACTTCATCAGGTGATAAAGGTATGTTTGGCGAAAACACCAGAAGTTTCTGGTTGACCAAAATTGAGTATGGCTCACCTCAGTGGCAAGTTTCTCTTGCAACTTCATTTAAAGAAGGAGCTGATACTTATGATGGTTACTATCACACAGCAGCAGCAGACGTTAATGCTGACGTGACAGCATATGGTCTAAGAGCTTACTGGAAGCCAGATACAACAGGAGCTATTCCTGAAGTTCAAATTGGTTATGAGTCAGCTACTATTGATAACGCTGCTGTTGGACAAGCTGAAGATACAGATGGTTGGATGGTAGGTTTTAATTGGAAAGATCTCTTTGTTGATGGCAACAGAGCCGGTGTTGCAATTGGTTCAAGACAGGCTGCATCTAGTATTAAAGGTGGTACATCTGATCCATCTGAGGACAATACAGTTTGGGAAGCTTATTACGAGTTCAGAGTTAACGACGGCGTAAGCGTAACTCCTGCTATTTTCGGCTCAACAGATGTTGAAGCAGAAGGCAAGGACATAAATGGTGCAGTACTTCTTACAGAATTTAGATTCTAA
- the glyQ gene encoding glycine--tRNA ligase subunit alpha, giving the protein MYFQDIISTLNNFWSEKGCLLLQPYDLEKGAGTMSPHSFLRAIGPEPWAVAYPEPCRRPTDGRYGDNPNRAQHYFQYQVLIKPSLDGIQEIYLSSLKSLGISPENHDIRFVEDNWESPTLGAWGVGWEVWLDGMEVTQFTYFQQCGGLDCKPVSIEITYGLERLAMYLQNVESIWDLSWNKKTKYGDIWLPFEKGQCKYNFEESNSENLRKLFEIYEEEAHQLIAKKLPAPCLDYVLKCSHTFNLLEARGVISVTERTKIIARIRSLARKVAEAWLEEREHLGFPLCAEN; this is encoded by the coding sequence GTGTACTTTCAGGACATAATTTCTACCCTCAATAATTTCTGGAGTGAGAAAGGTTGTTTGCTGCTTCAGCCATATGATTTAGAGAAGGGCGCAGGGACGATGAGCCCTCATTCTTTTTTAAGAGCGATAGGTCCTGAACCTTGGGCTGTAGCTTACCCAGAACCTTGTCGGCGACCGACTGATGGTAGGTATGGAGACAATCCAAATAGAGCACAGCATTATTTTCAATATCAAGTTCTTATCAAGCCTTCTTTAGACGGTATACAAGAAATTTATTTATCTTCTCTCAAAAGCTTGGGGATTTCACCTGAAAACCATGATATCAGATTCGTTGAAGATAATTGGGAATCTCCAACCTTAGGCGCATGGGGAGTGGGTTGGGAAGTTTGGCTTGATGGGATGGAAGTTACCCAATTTACTTATTTTCAACAATGTGGAGGTCTTGATTGCAAGCCTGTTTCAATTGAGATCACTTATGGTTTGGAGAGATTGGCAATGTATCTACAAAATGTTGAAAGTATTTGGGACCTTTCCTGGAATAAAAAGACTAAATATGGTGATATCTGGCTTCCTTTTGAGAAAGGTCAATGTAAGTATAATTTTGAAGAATCTAACTCGGAAAATTTAAGGAAACTTTTTGAAATTTATGAGGAAGAGGCTCATCAATTAATCGCTAAAAAATTACCTGCACCTTGTCTTGATTACGTTTTAAAATGCAGTCATACATTTAACTTATTAGAAGCAAGAGGGGTTATTTCTGTTACTGAGAGAACTAAAATTATTGCAAGAATTCGATCTTTAGCTCGTAAGGTTGCTGAAGCTTGGCTAGAGGAAAGAGAGCACCTTGGCTTCCCTCTTTGTGCCGAAAATTAA
- a CDS encoding S1C family serine protease, whose protein sequence is MGSFKVRIILQIILLSLFSLFNFQEIKSEETKKFKVNCSSIVHRDKEYCKGENEYKSREKIDEKTGLKVIELEKDIDWKAKKVKLPWSRIVKNISQLDGSYEYAIYDRDKKSDFSTGYTKAFFTKWTTDYLKGYFYTSGGCGFWVCSYEPLSVYDFPNFIELYLGSKSYRIYGNNGEFVLPQGFINKVKNAGDSTTLSLRMKTNAGYETVPIGEETLQSLKSLFGKVIQTWDKLNINININPQLVSKVNLDVEIIAKNTLPSVVKLRSDEGSGSGFFIDNQGLILTNRHVVSSGDKQFQVIANDGTKVQGKVVYVDKKLDFALVKTQNSSNTKPLPICYAKYPNHGQSVVALGSPLGLAGTVTRGIVSAIRYPSGELLEDIAPNYVTLIQTDASISPGNSGGPLVNLKGEVIGVNTFNIPGGGNAQNLNFAVSIVDILNELDVDKPGEINFPNDCGNNQGFL, encoded by the coding sequence ATGGGAAGCTTTAAAGTAAGAATAATTTTACAAATAATACTTTTATCTTTGTTTTCATTATTTAATTTTCAAGAAATTAAGTCTGAAGAAACAAAGAAATTTAAAGTTAATTGTTCCTCTATAGTCCATAGAGATAAAGAATATTGTAAAGGCGAAAATGAATATAAAAGTAGAGAAAAAATAGATGAAAAAACAGGCTTAAAAGTAATTGAATTAGAGAAAGATATCGATTGGAAGGCCAAGAAAGTTAAACTTCCTTGGTCTAGGATAGTTAAGAATATTTCTCAGCTTGATGGCTCTTATGAATATGCAATATATGATAGAGATAAGAAATCAGATTTCAGTACAGGATATACCAAAGCTTTTTTTACTAAATGGACTACAGATTACCTTAAAGGTTATTTCTATACTTCAGGTGGTTGTGGGTTTTGGGTATGTTCATATGAGCCCTTAAGTGTTTATGACTTCCCAAACTTTATAGAGCTATATTTAGGGTCAAAGAGTTATAGAATTTATGGTAATAATGGAGAATTTGTTTTACCTCAGGGATTTATTAATAAGGTTAAAAATGCAGGAGATTCAACTACTTTAAGTCTAAGAATGAAAACTAATGCTGGCTATGAAACTGTTCCTATTGGCGAAGAGACACTACAATCTTTGAAAAGCCTATTCGGAAAAGTTATACAGACTTGGGATAAATTAAATATAAATATAAATATAAATCCTCAATTAGTATCTAAAGTTAATTTAGATGTCGAAATAATAGCTAAAAATACTTTACCTTCTGTTGTTAAACTTAGAAGTGATGAGGGCTCTGGAAGTGGTTTCTTTATTGATAACCAAGGACTTATTCTGACGAATAGACATGTGGTCTCTAGCGGCGATAAACAGTTTCAGGTGATTGCTAATGATGGTACAAAGGTACAAGGAAAAGTCGTATATGTAGATAAGAAATTAGATTTTGCATTAGTCAAAACTCAAAATTCAAGTAATACAAAACCTCTACCAATTTGTTATGCCAAATATCCAAACCATGGTCAGAGTGTTGTTGCACTAGGTTCACCTCTAGGTCTTGCTGGAACAGTTACAAGAGGGATAGTGAGTGCAATTCGTTATCCAAGCGGAGAGTTGCTTGAAGACATCGCTCCTAATTATGTGACCCTAATCCAAACTGATGCTTCCATCAGTCCAGGAAATAGTGGAGGTCCACTTGTGAATTTAAAAGGTGAAGTAATTGGAGTGAATACCTTTAATATTCCTGGAGGTGGAAATGCTCAGAACTTAAACTTTGCAGTTTCTATTGTCGATATTCTCAATGAGTTAGATGTAGATAAACCAGGAGAAATTAATTTTCCTAATGACTGTGGAAATAATCAAGGTTTTCTTTGA
- a CDS encoding DUF6737 family protein: MDTNAKKSFWDSKPYWCQPWSIISFGVLVLIFSFKLLNNIIITSVLGFFILVWWIVFLILAPNSYQVNNDK; this comes from the coding sequence ATGGATACAAATGCAAAAAAAAGTTTTTGGGATTCAAAGCCTTATTGGTGTCAACCTTGGTCAATTATTAGCTTTGGAGTTTTAGTTCTAATTTTCAGTTTTAAACTTTTAAATAACATTATAATCACTTCTGTTTTAGGTTTTTTTATTCTTGTTTGGTGGATAGTATTTTTAATCCTTGCTCCGAATTCGTATCAAGTAAATAATGATAAATGA
- a CDS encoding nuclear transport factor 2 family protein — protein MLIKEKELKKFFNLSYGEKAPSREEWESLYNQQVKFIDPTQEKNGIDAYIKAQDGLIKRCDDIYLESHSIAINKNIAFVEWTMGLKIKGLEFLYDGTTRLIFDEEGKVKEHRDYFDFCSGTFGNIPVIGTFFRWLYSRFVD, from the coding sequence ATGCTCATCAAAGAGAAAGAATTAAAAAAATTCTTCAATTTATCTTATGGAGAGAAAGCACCATCTAGGGAAGAATGGGAATCCTTATACAATCAACAAGTTAAATTCATAGATCCAACCCAAGAAAAAAATGGAATTGATGCATATATCAAAGCCCAAGATGGATTAATCAAAAGATGTGATGATATTTATCTAGAATCACACTCAATTGCCATCAATAAGAATATTGCTTTTGTTGAATGGACAATGGGGTTAAAAATAAAAGGTCTCGAATTTTTATACGATGGGACAACAAGATTGATATTTGATGAAGAAGGTAAGGTTAAAGAACATAGGGATTATTTTGATTTTTGTTCTGGAACATTTGGAAATATTCCAGTCATAGGGACATTTTTTAGATGGTTATATTCAAGATTTGTGGATTAA
- a CDS encoding peroxiredoxin, with amino-acid sequence MPLKLGDQIPDFSLSDQLGVSRTNKQAKGRPLVLFFYPKDDTPGCTAENCGFRDKYDLFKLFGAEVWGVSGDDEASHRSFADKNKLPFPLLCDTENSLRRAFGVPKVLGLLDGRVTYIIDSKGVIRHIFNDLLNGPAHVNEALRVLGEIRN; translated from the coding sequence ATGCCTTTAAAGTTAGGTGATCAAATACCTGATTTCTCACTCTCTGATCAACTAGGAGTTTCTAGGACGAATAAACAAGCAAAAGGAAGGCCACTAGTTTTATTTTTTTATCCCAAAGACGATACGCCTGGTTGTACAGCTGAAAATTGTGGTTTTAGAGATAAATACGATCTTTTTAAACTATTTGGGGCTGAAGTTTGGGGGGTAAGTGGTGATGATGAAGCAAGTCATAGATCTTTTGCAGACAAAAATAAGCTACCATTTCCATTATTGTGTGACACAGAAAATTCTTTGAGAAGAGCGTTTGGCGTTCCTAAAGTTCTTGGTTTACTTGATGGTCGAGTAACTTACATTATTGATTCAAAAGGTGTTATTAGGCATATTTTCAATGATCTTTTAAATGGTCCTGCTCATGTTAATGAGGCACTTAGAGTATTAGGCGAGATAAGAAATTAA
- a CDS encoding methyltransferase domain-containing protein has protein sequence MSGFGEKKKENKGSSKKLQKLSEKDLKAKSINNHIKGNLDEAEKGYIAFLRNGYSDADIISNYALICEEKGENEKAIRLYEKCAKSFPNHIYSKLNLSFLYYKLNHLEIAEIIIEEAIQLKPSLPNGHCIRGLILKGLDKYDESRLSLEKAIELDKNYFDAYINLGLLNKDSNKYNEAEEYYLKALEINNKSAIAHLNLGACYKEKQDLDKAIFHTKMAIEIDNKLENCYLNLATIYNQIGDYKKSLSLTKKELLLHKHSELSYQLISELIKKGEALNTSEKDNRELLKNLLNRKDISHRELFGNINSLISKEILEELSILESKMYENNKFNILIKDKELVKALSLLIFCSPLWEKVLGNIRKNILLNYSDKDKISNSVFNFIIGLGSQCFLNEYVYYISKEEKDKLKELKKIINNNKNQDYELAIISCYQSLSSINDQIINLNTYKPNKKELNNLLNLQFKELNAEKKISKGIKKIGNIKDSTSKEVKNQYELNPYPRWRYNSYAKENKQNFLSVINSEILPNTIKPNSFQLTNKKINILIAGCGTGIQIIEASRYSNCEITAIDLSNSSISYAKRKVDEYGLKNINFIEMDLLELKSLNKKFDLIECSGVLHHMNEPSKGLSNLFDVLEPEGFLKLGLYSKYAREEILKARKLIKEKDIKPNIDGIRNFRNDLLNGEIKEVNEISNWSDFYSTSMCRDLCFHTHENCYTLIEIKNMLKVSNLEFLGFTLSKEIRDKYQIDNKDKDSLKNLELWDKFEKLNPNSFREMYQFWSRKSTK, from the coding sequence TTGAGTGGTTTCGGGGAAAAGAAAAAAGAGAATAAAGGCTCTTCTAAAAAACTCCAAAAGCTTTCAGAAAAGGATCTGAAAGCAAAATCAATCAATAATCATATTAAAGGGAATTTAGATGAAGCTGAGAAAGGGTATATAGCTTTTTTAAGAAATGGTTATTCTGATGCAGATATAATTTCAAATTATGCTCTCATATGTGAAGAAAAAGGAGAAAATGAGAAAGCAATAAGATTATACGAAAAATGTGCTAAAAGTTTTCCAAATCATATTTACTCAAAATTAAATTTATCTTTTTTATATTATAAATTAAATCATTTAGAAATAGCAGAAATAATAATTGAAGAAGCAATTCAATTAAAGCCAAGCCTGCCCAATGGGCATTGTATTAGAGGATTGATTTTAAAAGGTTTAGATAAATATGATGAATCAAGATTATCACTTGAGAAAGCAATCGAACTAGATAAGAATTACTTTGATGCTTATATCAATCTAGGATTATTGAACAAAGATTCTAATAAATATAATGAAGCCGAAGAATATTATTTGAAGGCATTAGAAATTAATAATAAATCTGCTATCGCTCATTTGAATCTAGGCGCATGCTACAAAGAGAAACAAGATCTAGATAAAGCAATTTTTCATACAAAGATGGCAATAGAGATAGATAATAAATTAGAAAACTGTTATTTAAATCTAGCTACAATATATAACCAAATTGGAGATTATAAAAAATCACTATCACTTACAAAAAAAGAACTTTTATTGCATAAGCATAGTGAGTTAAGTTATCAACTTATAAGTGAATTAATCAAAAAAGGAGAAGCATTAAACACATCGGAGAAAGATAATAGAGAATTACTAAAAAATTTATTAAATAGAAAAGATATATCTCATCGAGAACTATTTGGGAATATAAACAGCCTTATCTCCAAAGAAATATTAGAAGAATTATCTATTTTAGAATCGAAGATGTATGAAAACAATAAATTTAATATTTTAATTAAGGATAAGGAATTAGTAAAAGCACTTTCTTTACTAATATTTTGCTCTCCATTATGGGAAAAGGTTTTAGGAAATATACGCAAGAATATTCTTTTAAACTATTCAGACAAAGATAAAATAAGTAATAGTGTTTTCAACTTTATAATAGGGCTTGGATCACAATGTTTCTTAAATGAGTATGTCTATTACATATCTAAAGAAGAAAAGGATAAACTAAAAGAACTTAAAAAGATAATCAATAATAATAAAAATCAAGACTATGAATTAGCAATAATCTCTTGCTACCAATCTCTATCTTCAATAAATGATCAAATAATTAATTTAAATACTTATAAACCAAATAAAAAAGAATTAAATAATCTTCTTAATTTACAATTTAAAGAGTTAAATGCTGAAAAAAAGATTTCAAAAGGAATTAAAAAGATAGGAAATATAAAAGATTCAACATCTAAAGAAGTGAAAAACCAGTATGAATTAAACCCATATCCTAGATGGAGATACAATTCATACGCTAAAGAAAACAAACAGAACTTTTTATCAGTTATTAATTCTGAAATTTTACCAAATACAATTAAACCTAATTCATTTCAATTAACAAATAAAAAAATAAATATTCTTATAGCCGGTTGTGGAACGGGTATTCAAATAATTGAAGCATCTCGGTATAGTAATTGTGAAATAACAGCAATCGATCTAAGCAATTCGAGTATCTCATATGCAAAGAGAAAGGTCGATGAATATGGATTAAAAAATATCAATTTTATAGAAATGGATTTACTTGAATTGAAATCGCTAAATAAAAAATTTGATTTAATAGAATGTTCAGGTGTTCTTCACCATATGAATGAGCCTAGTAAGGGATTATCAAATCTATTTGACGTATTAGAACCAGAAGGCTTTTTAAAGTTAGGTTTGTACAGCAAGTATGCAAGAGAAGAAATCCTAAAAGCAAGAAAACTAATCAAAGAAAAAGATATTAAACCAAACATTGATGGAATAAGAAACTTCCGAAATGATCTTCTGAATGGAGAAATTAAAGAGGTAAATGAGATAAGTAATTGGTCAGATTTCTACTCAACTTCAATGTGTAGAGATCTTTGCTTTCATACCCACGAAAACTGTTACACGCTAATCGAAATTAAAAACATGTTAAAAGTATCTAATCTGGAATTCCTAGGTTTTACTCTTTCAAAAGAAATTAGAGATAAATATCAGATAGATAATAAAGATAAAGACTCTTTAAAAAATTTAGAATTATGGGATAAATTTGAAAAATTAAATCCTAATTCTTTTAGAGAAATGTATCAATTCTGGTCTAGGAAATCAACTAAATAG
- a CDS encoding SemiSWEET family sugar transporter, whose protein sequence is MSHFNYIDLFGFSAALLTTIAFLPQLYKTWETKSADDVSLVMLILFITGLICWIIYGLKIHSIPILVANIVTFIFNFMILILKLSYNKKNNK, encoded by the coding sequence ATGAGTCACTTTAATTATATAGATTTATTTGGTTTTTCAGCTGCTCTGCTAACTACTATCGCCTTCTTACCCCAGCTATATAAGACATGGGAAACAAAATCAGCTGATGATGTTTCATTAGTTATGTTGATTTTATTTATAACAGGCCTTATTTGTTGGATTATTTACGGTTTAAAAATCCATTCAATTCCTATTCTAGTCGCTAATATTGTTACCTTTATTTTTAATTTTATGATCTTAATTTTAAAGCTTAGTTATAATAAAAAAAATAATAAGTAG
- the psbF gene encoding cytochrome b559 subunit beta, long form has product MINLKLLLVLTPVIFSVAFTDYWLRRWGVFVWDNGPTIQNQQVWEDTAIVADKGRPGDGYPVFTVRTLAVNALGIPSVFFLGAIFAMQFIRRGVINA; this is encoded by the coding sequence ATGATCAACCTCAAATTACTCTTGGTATTAACACCAGTCATTTTTTCAGTTGCCTTTACTGATTATTGGTTGAGAAGATGGGGAGTATTTGTATGGGATAACGGTCCTACTATTCAAAACCAGCAAGTTTGGGAAGATACTGCAATTGTTGCAGATAAAGGAAGACCCGGAGATGGATATCCTGTATTTACCGTTAGAACTTTGGCAGTGAATGCATTAGGTATACCGTCTGTATTCTTCCTAGGTGCAATTTTTGCAATGCAATTTATCCGCCGCGGAGTGATAAACGCATAA
- the fldA gene encoding flavodoxin FldA, which yields MTVGIYFATTTGKTEDIAERLHGLLDSAEGPKDISDVDDLSELAGHDGVICGIPTWNTGADSERSGTAWDSILEDIGELDLSGKKVAIFGLGDSSTYTENYCDAMEELHRYFQQAGASMVGYTAKTDYTFDESKSVVGEEFCGLPLDEDSESDMTDERLSGWAEKLKGEMF from the coding sequence ATGACTGTAGGAATCTACTTCGCTACAACAACAGGTAAAACCGAAGATATAGCTGAACGGCTGCACGGATTACTTGACTCTGCTGAAGGTCCAAAGGATATTTCAGACGTCGATGACCTTAGTGAATTAGCTGGACATGATGGGGTTATTTGTGGCATCCCCACATGGAACACAGGTGCTGACTCTGAGAGATCAGGAACTGCTTGGGACTCAATCCTTGAAGACATTGGGGAGCTAGATCTCAGTGGTAAGAAAGTTGCAATTTTTGGTTTAGGAGATTCTTCTACTTACACCGAAAACTATTGCGATGCAATGGAAGAGCTTCATAGATACTTCCAGCAAGCAGGTGCTTCAATGGTTGGATACACTGCAAAAACTGACTATACTTTTGACGAGTCAAAAAGTGTAGTTGGAGAAGAATTCTGTGGGTTACCTCTTGACGAAGACAGTGAATCAGACATGACTGACGAAAGGCTTTCAGGATGGGCTGAAAAACTAAAAGGCGAAATGTTTTAA